One part of the Alligator mississippiensis isolate rAllMis1 chromosome 3, rAllMis1, whole genome shotgun sequence genome encodes these proteins:
- the LOC109281489 gene encoding uncharacterized protein LOC109281489 isoform X1: MRTLILGQVTQLPPSMTSCLLFSRDTDDNLALQTFCTGVGLEVEEEKAAAAAPPQGETMSQLLRDCSLFPDDQLQEEPSSAGPAAVTHGNWEWHPAHTSAECCKDFHSKQRQSCETSLMVLAESSVPRAQREAAWWDELHDAMRKDHAILKEVRDTIRNLKDTVDKSSADFQSSNDIFKKALQKYLKNEWVQHPKGKNWSAHLASVKDEPVPPNSLGSQQCHMIDRRHCVSGRQGRLRVMVV; encoded by the exons ATGCGAACTCTCATTCTAGGGCAGGTCACACAATTGCCCCCTTCTATGACAAGCTGTCTGTTATTCTCCAGGGATACGGATGACAACCTGGCTTTGCAGACTTTCTGCACTGGGGTTGGGCTGGAGGTGGAGGAAGAGAAGGCGGCGGCAGCAGCCCCTCCTCAGGGTGAAACCATGTCTCAGCTGCTCAGAGACTGCTCCCTGTTCCCTGATGACCAGTTGCAGGAAGAACCATCATCTGCTGgacctg CTGCCGTAACCCATGGCAACTGGGAATGGCACCCTGCTCACACTTCAGCAGAGTGCTGTAAAGATTTTCACAGCAAGCAGAGACAGTCCTGCGAAACCTCACTCATGGTTTTGGCAGAGTCCTCAGTACCCAGAGCACAAAGGGAAGCTGCCTGGTGGGACGAACTTCATGATGCAATGCGTAAGGACCATGCCATCCTCAAAGAAGTGCGAGACACCATTCGGAATTTGAAAGACACAGTTGACAAGTCCAGTGCTGACTTCCAGAGTTCAAATGACATTTTCAAGAAAGCCTTGCAGAAATACTTAAAAAATGAATGGGTACAACACCCAAAAGGGAAAAATTGGTCTGCCCATCTTGCCTCTGTGAAAGATGAGCCTGTTCCCCCTAACTCTTTGGGGTCACAGCAGTGCCATATGATTGACAGGAGACACTGTGTTTCAGGGAGACAGGGGCGACTCAGGGTCATGGTGGTGTGA
- the LOC109281489 gene encoding uncharacterized protein LOC109281489 isoform X2 encodes MQVSQISLLQLLTDSFISLRDTDDNLALQTFCTGVGLEVEEEKAAAAAPPQGETMSQLLRDCSLFPDDQLQEEPSSAGPAAVTHGNWEWHPAHTSAECCKDFHSKQRQSCETSLMVLAESSVPRAQREAAWWDELHDAMRKDHAILKEVRDTIRNLKDTVDKSSADFQSSNDIFKKALQKYLKNEWVQHPKGKNWSAHLASVKDEPVPPNSLGSQQCHMIDRRHCVSGRQGRLRVMVV; translated from the exons GGATACGGATGACAACCTGGCTTTGCAGACTTTCTGCACTGGGGTTGGGCTGGAGGTGGAGGAAGAGAAGGCGGCGGCAGCAGCCCCTCCTCAGGGTGAAACCATGTCTCAGCTGCTCAGAGACTGCTCCCTGTTCCCTGATGACCAGTTGCAGGAAGAACCATCATCTGCTGgacctg CTGCCGTAACCCATGGCAACTGGGAATGGCACCCTGCTCACACTTCAGCAGAGTGCTGTAAAGATTTTCACAGCAAGCAGAGACAGTCCTGCGAAACCTCACTCATGGTTTTGGCAGAGTCCTCAGTACCCAGAGCACAAAGGGAAGCTGCCTGGTGGGACGAACTTCATGATGCAATGCGTAAGGACCATGCCATCCTCAAAGAAGTGCGAGACACCATTCGGAATTTGAAAGACACAGTTGACAAGTCCAGTGCTGACTTCCAGAGTTCAAATGACATTTTCAAGAAAGCCTTGCAGAAATACTTAAAAAATGAATGGGTACAACACCCAAAAGGGAAAAATTGGTCTGCCCATCTTGCCTCTGTGAAAGATGAGCCTGTTCCCCCTAACTCTTTGGGGTCACAGCAGTGCCATATGATTGACAGGAGACACTGTGTTTCAGGGAGACAGGGGCGACTCAGGGTCATGGTGGTGTGA